Proteins encoded by one window of Gemmatimonadota bacterium:
- a CDS encoding response regulator, with protein sequence MAHRVLICDDAIFMRTMIADILTGAGYDVVGEAESGLQAVERYKALLPDIVTMDIVMPDMGGIDAVRAIVTAHPDAKILMCSAMGQQALVVEAIQAGAKDFVVKPFQPARVLEAVQRVLAG encoded by the coding sequence GTGGCCCATCGGGTGCTCATCTGCGACGACGCGATCTTCATGCGAACCATGATCGCCGACATTCTCACCGGGGCCGGCTATGACGTCGTCGGCGAGGCCGAAAGCGGCCTGCAGGCCGTCGAGCGGTACAAGGCGCTCCTCCCCGACATCGTGACCATGGACATCGTGATGCCGGACATGGGCGGGATCGACGCCGTCCGGGCGATCGTCACGGCCCATCCCGACGCCAAGATCCTGATGTGCTCCGCCATGGGGCAGCAGGCGCTCGTGGTCGAGGCGATTCAGGCCGGGGCCAAGGATTTCGTCGTCAAGCCGTTCCAGCCGGCCCGCGTCCTCGAGGCCGTCCAGCGCGTTCTGGCGGGATGA
- a CDS encoding chemotaxis protein CheW yields the protein MTEVRRARYVALFAAESRSLLAGARRALAAWRDDPAERAPADEVFRTLHTIKGMAASLEYEAIAELAHTTESAIVAVRDSGDPADRAWLRDLEATLDQIAIGCEAAAAAEGEAAPSGQAAAPARIVRVDLDRLDALFEDLGGLVTARQELERHAERDTLSPVARAAQVMARRLDTLQDRILHVRLAPLSEVFERIPPIVRDLARQLGKEVTVQVQGEELEVDRAVLDQLAEPLIHLLRNAVDHGLESPDVRRALGKRPAGSVSLKARRDRDSVVLELSDDGRGIDRGAVAARAVAQGILESDASLNDDGLLAVLARPGFSTAASVTDVSGRGVGLDVVASRLHDLGASLSLTTVPGRGTTFVVRLPTRLGIVRALVASIGEERYVMPLTHVAEFLPWEPEAVQHVDGRAVIDLRGELIPVLDLRRLLLYRGEAPPARRPALVFEANGQRVALLADAIHGQVDAVVQPMDRPRGMPRWITGATVLDNGRPALLLDLASVV from the coding sequence ATGACCGAGGTGCGGCGGGCGCGGTACGTCGCGCTCTTCGCGGCGGAGTCGCGCTCGCTGCTGGCCGGCGCGCGCCGGGCCCTCGCGGCCTGGCGCGATGACCCCGCCGAGCGCGCCCCCGCCGACGAGGTCTTCCGCACCCTCCACACCATCAAGGGCATGGCCGCCTCGCTCGAATACGAGGCGATCGCCGAACTGGCCCACACCACCGAGAGCGCGATCGTCGCCGTGCGCGATAGCGGCGACCCGGCGGATCGGGCCTGGCTTCGTGACCTCGAGGCGACGCTCGACCAGATCGCCATCGGCTGCGAGGCCGCCGCGGCAGCCGAGGGTGAGGCCGCCCCGAGCGGACAGGCCGCCGCGCCGGCACGGATCGTCCGCGTCGACCTCGATCGCCTCGATGCGCTCTTCGAGGACCTCGGCGGGCTGGTGACGGCTCGGCAGGAACTCGAGCGCCACGCCGAGCGGGACACCCTGTCGCCGGTGGCACGTGCGGCGCAGGTGATGGCGCGCCGACTCGACACGCTGCAGGACCGGATTCTCCATGTCCGCCTCGCGCCGTTGAGCGAGGTGTTCGAGCGGATCCCGCCGATCGTGCGCGACCTCGCCCGGCAGCTCGGCAAAGAGGTGACGGTGCAGGTGCAGGGCGAGGAACTCGAGGTGGACCGCGCCGTGCTCGATCAACTGGCCGAGCCGCTGATCCACCTGCTGCGGAACGCCGTCGACCACGGCCTCGAATCCCCCGACGTGCGCCGCGCCCTCGGCAAGCGCCCGGCCGGGTCGGTGTCGCTCAAGGCACGCCGCGATCGGGATTCGGTGGTGCTCGAACTGAGTGACGATGGCCGCGGCATCGATCGGGGGGCCGTCGCCGCGCGGGCGGTGGCGCAGGGGATTCTCGAATCCGATGCCTCGCTCAATGACGACGGACTGCTCGCCGTGCTGGCTCGGCCCGGCTTCAGCACGGCGGCCTCGGTGACGGATGTCTCCGGCCGTGGCGTCGGGCTCGATGTCGTGGCGTCCCGCTTGCACGACCTCGGCGCGTCGCTCTCCCTCACCACGGTGCCGGGGCGGGGCACGACCTTCGTGGTGCGGTTGCCGACCCGCCTCGGCATTGTGCGGGCGCTGGTCGCCTCGATCGGGGAGGAGCGCTACGTCATGCCGCTGACGCACGTCGCCGAATTCCTGCCGTGGGAACCGGAGGCGGTGCAGCACGTCGATGGCCGTGCGGTGATCGATTTGCGTGGCGAGCTGATCCCGGTGCTCGACCTGCGGCGCTTGCTGCTCTATCGCGGCGAGGCGCCACCCGCCCGCCGCCCGGCGCTCGTCTTCGAAGCCAACGGGCAGCGCGTCGCTCTCCTGGCCGATGCGATTCACGGCCAGGTCGATGCCGTGGTGCAGCCGATGGATCGACCGCGCGGGATGCCGCGTTGGATCACCGGCGCGACGGTGCTCGACAATGGTCGACCGGCGTTGCTGCTCGACCTGGCCAGCGTAGTGTAG
- a CDS encoding chemotaxis protein CheC, whose translation MTNPNDLDTLRRDGLREVATIGAGHAATALSQLTDRRIMISVPQVRRVNFGEVPAMVSLFGDHVAVVAMRMLGDLTGRSLLVFGEADATRLCDLILRRPIGPQRALGELEQSGLKEVGNIVCSAYLTALSNFMGMMLLPSVPSLTIGRTADAIAATVDPNESRSDLVFCVDTAFRAEGAEAPLTGAFLLMPDQASIQAILEAIRLD comes from the coding sequence ATGACGAATCCCAATGACCTCGACACCCTTCGCCGCGATGGTCTCCGCGAGGTTGCCACCATTGGCGCGGGGCACGCCGCCACGGCGCTGTCACAGCTGACCGATCGGCGGATCATGATTTCGGTGCCGCAGGTGCGGCGCGTGAATTTCGGCGAAGTGCCCGCGATGGTCTCGCTCTTCGGCGACCACGTCGCCGTGGTGGCGATGCGGATGCTCGGCGACCTCACCGGCCGCTCGTTGCTGGTCTTCGGCGAGGCCGATGCGACGCGACTCTGCGACCTGATCCTCCGCCGTCCGATCGGTCCGCAGCGGGCCCTCGGCGAACTGGAGCAGTCGGGTCTCAAGGAAGTCGGCAACATCGTCTGCTCGGCGTACCTGACCGCGCTGTCGAATTTCATGGGGATGATGTTGCTCCCCTCCGTCCCCTCGTTGACGATCGGCCGGACTGCCGACGCCATCGCGGCGACGGTGGATCCGAATGAGTCGCGATCGGACCTGGTCTTCTGTGTCGACACCGCCTTCCGCGCCGAGGGCGCCGAAGCGCCGCTGACCGGCGCGTTTCTGCTGATGCCCGACCAGGCCTCGATCCAGGCGATCCTCGAGGCGATCCGGCTCGACTGA
- a CDS encoding tetratricopeptide repeat protein: MATPEGPEAARIAALRRRLGAASPATLTNFAWFAARRGSHAAAIEAVREAVAQPGAPRAAWQTLERLVTGRNDGLLLAPASATRHPPVDISGGASALAAAVAAHREGALAVAETCYLAAVSVSHLAAAASDGLAVLHEQRHEHDAANSAWQRAIAGGAPWATHNHALALLRRGEVPAARRAVTQALTASAPTAALYALAGYAALLDGAAADALQSLEVAVELEHDLARAHFTLGLAHDRLGHPAAALAATRRGLLLSPWYLPQVWLLTPVPGSIPVELPAGSERPGASDGTDEVLLALGRSLLETGHLGESLAVFDQVLVRDPAQPAALFHRGVVLAKLRRYDEALADWEAVGRTDPESPLGTMSRRHARSARQLAALFAARAG, encoded by the coding sequence ATGGCCACCCCCGAGGGTCCGGAAGCGGCGCGCATCGCGGCGCTGCGCCGACGCCTCGGCGCGGCCTCCCCGGCGACGCTCACCAACTTCGCCTGGTTCGCCGCGCGTCGTGGCAGTCACGCGGCGGCGATCGAGGCCGTGCGGGAGGCCGTGGCGCAACCCGGCGCGCCGCGCGCCGCGTGGCAGACGCTTGAACGGTTGGTCACCGGCCGGAATGACGGTCTCCTTCTCGCCCCCGCCAGCGCCACACGTCACCCGCCGGTCGACATCTCCGGTGGCGCATCGGCGCTGGCGGCCGCCGTCGCCGCGCATCGCGAAGGGGCGCTTGCTGTCGCGGAGACCTGCTACCTCGCCGCCGTCTCCGTCTCGCATCTCGCGGCTGCCGCGTCCGACGGGCTCGCGGTGCTCCACGAACAACGCCACGAGCATGACGCCGCGAACAGCGCGTGGCAGCGCGCCATTGCCGGCGGCGCCCCGTGGGCAACGCACAATCATGCGCTCGCCCTCCTGCGACGCGGCGAGGTGCCGGCCGCGCGCCGTGCGGTCACCCAGGCGCTGACGGCGAGTGCGCCGACGGCGGCGCTCTACGCGCTCGCGGGCTACGCGGCACTCCTCGACGGTGCCGCCGCCGATGCCCTGCAGTCGCTCGAGGTCGCCGTGGAACTCGAGCACGACCTGGCCCGCGCGCACTTCACCCTCGGCCTCGCGCATGACAGGCTGGGCCACCCCGCCGCCGCACTCGCCGCGACGCGACGTGGGCTGCTGCTCTCGCCGTGGTATCTGCCGCAGGTGTGGCTGCTGACGCCGGTGCCCGGCAGTATCCCAGTGGAGCTCCCGGCGGGGAGCGAGCGCCCTGGTGCGTCCGACGGCACCGACGAGGTGCTGTTGGCGCTGGGGCGTTCGTTGCTCGAGACCGGGCACCTGGGGGAGTCGCTCGCGGTCTTCGATCAGGTGCTCGTTCGCGATCCGGCCCAACCCGCGGCCCTCTTCCACCGCGGCGTCGTGCTTGCCAAGCTGCGGCGATACGACGAGGCGCTGGCCGACTGGGAGGCGGTGGGTCGCACCGATCCCGAGAGTCCCCTCGGTACGATGTCACGCCGTCACGCACGCTCGGCGCGCCAGCTCGCCGCACTCTTTGCCGCGCGGGCGGGCTGA
- a CDS encoding DUF4388 domain-containing protein — protein sequence MHGPLHEIGLVEVLQLLGRGARHGTLQVVGLDPAAPRTVRLRAGRVVSVEPDAGEAAVERALVARHLSVTDAIRPDLATESRDAMQHELAMRTLADMLHWARGRFDFAEEQGHDGPLDIAVDTILLELVGRESQRVELAALLDDFHAIPVFVADDRLAVGAPPELDPLDWRILDAVDGRRDVSAIAGTLDEPLETVGDRVRALQGATILELAAAPANDALAARAAIEAGRYDEAVALLEQRVGSVRTDREAWRLLGLAEVGAGRFDRAIRAWESWQQADPTLAQEAGALIAAARTMLEALHDHRE from the coding sequence ATGCACGGGCCACTACACGAGATCGGCTTGGTCGAGGTGTTGCAGTTGCTGGGACGCGGCGCGCGGCACGGCACCTTGCAGGTGGTCGGACTGGATCCGGCGGCACCGCGCACGGTCAGGTTGCGCGCCGGCCGGGTCGTGTCGGTCGAGCCCGACGCGGGCGAGGCCGCGGTCGAGCGAGCCCTGGTGGCGCGCCACCTCTCCGTCACCGATGCCATTCGCCCGGACCTCGCCACCGAGTCGCGCGACGCGATGCAACACGAGCTCGCGATGCGGACCCTCGCGGACATGCTGCACTGGGCCCGTGGGCGATTCGACTTTGCCGAAGAGCAGGGCCATGACGGGCCGCTCGACATCGCGGTCGACACCATCCTGCTGGAACTGGTGGGGCGCGAGTCGCAGCGGGTGGAGCTCGCGGCGCTCCTCGACGATTTCCACGCGATTCCGGTCTTCGTGGCCGACGATCGGCTCGCGGTGGGAGCGCCGCCGGAGCTCGACCCGCTCGATTGGCGGATCCTCGATGCGGTCGATGGGCGCCGGGACGTCAGTGCAATCGCCGGGACCCTCGACGAGCCGCTGGAGACGGTTGGTGATCGCGTCCGGGCACTGCAGGGGGCCACTATACTTGAACTGGCGGCGGCACCGGCCAACGATGCCTTGGCGGCGCGCGCTGCCATCGAGGCGGGCCGCTACGATGAGGCCGTCGCGTTGTTGGAACAGCGGGTCGGCAGCGTCCGCACCGATCGCGAGGCATGGCGGCTGCTGGGCCTCGCGGAAGTCGGGGCAGGGCGGTTCGACCGCGCCATCCGCGCCTGGGAGTCCTGGCAACAGGCCGACCCGACATTGGCGCAGGAAGCCGGGGCGCTGATCGCCGCCGCACGCACCATGCTGGAGGCATTGCACGACCATCGTGAGTGA
- a CDS encoding roadblock/LC7 domain-containing protein, with amino-acid sequence MSDSFSPSSTPAGAPSFLDLGERLRQHGQLDAAATVTMNGLRQWPTLAAGHDLLGRIEADRGDDRAAAEAWGAALACEPGHLGALKGLAFLAFRGHDFAAAERHLELAVARAPHDATLLGALDRVRSRRPSVPADEPIRLDDPASGLLLCDADGMRLSGGVGPERSADAADAAAAETAGLLREATRSARLLGLGGVKYLVVECADARLAVLPVAPVRRCSRCAAPQHRSADCSPSRSVPPPWRRNGSAVSNEPRALGAAAVRGDRDPGGARRGARGE; translated from the coding sequence GTGAGTGATTCGTTCTCCCCTTCGTCGACGCCTGCGGGCGCGCCGTCGTTCCTCGACCTCGGGGAGCGGTTGCGGCAGCACGGCCAACTCGACGCGGCGGCCACCGTCACGATGAACGGACTGCGTCAATGGCCGACCCTCGCCGCCGGCCATGACTTGCTCGGTCGCATCGAGGCCGATCGGGGCGACGATCGCGCCGCCGCCGAAGCATGGGGCGCCGCGCTGGCCTGCGAGCCCGGCCACCTCGGTGCCTTGAAGGGACTCGCCTTCCTGGCCTTCCGTGGCCACGACTTCGCTGCCGCCGAACGCCATCTCGAATTGGCCGTGGCTCGCGCCCCGCACGATGCCACGTTGCTCGGTGCGCTCGACCGGGTGCGCAGTCGTCGCCCGTCAGTACCCGCCGATGAGCCAATTCGACTCGATGATCCGGCCAGTGGCCTGCTCCTCTGCGATGCCGACGGGATGCGGCTGAGTGGTGGCGTGGGTCCCGAGCGCAGTGCCGACGCTGCGGACGCCGCGGCGGCGGAGACGGCCGGGTTGCTGCGCGAAGCGACGCGCAGTGCGCGGTTGCTCGGCCTCGGCGGCGTCAAGTACCTGGTCGTCGAGTGTGCCGACGCTCGTCTCGCCGTGCTCCCGGTCGCCCCGGTGCGGCGCTGCTCGCGGTGCGCAGCGCCGCAACACCGATCGGCCGACTGCTCGCCATCGCGCAGCGTGCCGCCACCGTGGCGACGCAATGGATCGGCGGTCTCCAATGAGCCTCGAGCGTTGGGAGCGGCTGCTGTGCGAGGTGATCGCGATCCCGGGGGTGCGCGGCGCGGCGCTCGTGGCGAGTGA
- a CDS encoding roadblock/LC7 domain-containing protein has translation MIAIPGVRGAALVASDDGLVVAEAAMDQLDGADVAALVAALVARATRVARSIPTAAPRLIHLAGDSGTLLAVDAGTPLWLVAVAEPGAEVGRLRVLLGDLAGAVD, from the coding sequence GTGATCGCGATCCCGGGGGTGCGCGGCGCGGCGCTCGTGGCGAGTGATGACGGTCTGGTCGTGGCCGAGGCCGCGATGGATCAACTGGACGGTGCCGATGTCGCCGCCCTCGTGGCGGCCCTGGTCGCGCGCGCCACGCGCGTGGCCCGCAGCATTCCGACCGCGGCACCGCGGCTCATCCATCTCGCGGGCGACAGTGGCACCCTGCTCGCCGTCGATGCCGGGACCCCGCTCTGGCTGGTGGCGGTCGCCGAGCCGGGGGCCGAAGTCGGTCGGCTGCGCGTCCTGCTGGGCGACCTCGCCGGGGCGGTGGACTGA
- a CDS encoding GTPase domain-containing protein: MARLDQDARTLSLTLVVYGAARAGKSAVLRAIHERIALAHRGDEEPVGEPSDVGLPLNWVPLDLGDVAGWRTRVHLYAVPAQEQADATRRLVLAQADGVLFVVDAQASRLEANIAALAALYAQWPDANGTTRVLPVVFAVTKQDLPEELLLDEPVLAAILNPEGAPLFRCDLVRGEGVFRALQSLIATVMRQVIALPEAAT; the protein is encoded by the coding sequence ATGGCGCGCCTCGATCAGGACGCCAGGACGCTCTCGCTCACGCTGGTCGTGTACGGCGCGGCGCGTGCCGGGAAGAGCGCCGTGCTGCGCGCGATCCACGAACGGATCGCCCTCGCGCACCGAGGCGACGAGGAACCGGTCGGCGAGCCATCCGATGTCGGACTGCCGCTCAATTGGGTGCCACTCGACCTCGGCGACGTCGCCGGCTGGCGCACCCGCGTCCACCTCTATGCCGTGCCGGCGCAAGAACAGGCCGACGCCACTCGGCGCCTGGTACTGGCCCAGGCCGATGGCGTCCTCTTCGTGGTGGATGCGCAGGCGAGTCGGCTCGAGGCCAACATCGCGGCGCTCGCCGCGCTCTACGCCCAGTGGCCGGACGCCAACGGGACCACGCGGGTGCTGCCGGTGGTCTTCGCCGTGACCAAGCAGGACCTGCCCGAAGAGTTGCTGCTGGACGAGCCCGTGCTCGCCGCGATCCTCAACCCCGAGGGGGCGCCGCTCTTTCGTTGCGATCTAGTCCGCGGCGAAGGAGTCTTCCGCGCCCTGCAGTCGCTCATCGCGACCGTGATGCGCCAGGTGATCGCCCTCCCCGAGGCAGCAACGTGA
- a CDS encoding ATP-binding protein, whose translation MLNPHARFGSFVVGSANRLAFTASKAVAESPGAVYNPLFIYARPGLGKTHLLMAIGNEALAIDASRVVEYVTVDDFVEAYQAAIAAGQAEAYRRRFTEANVVLLDDAQLLSDRRELQAELLRLMDLLMAADRQIVLAGDRPPEEIQSLDERLIRRFAGGLVIDIGAPDYETRLAILTRRSNDRQVHFAPEVLDVVAQLPITTVRELLGAHNRLVAQQAVQTAPLASDQVRQLMLSLGHGAVVVEPVVAEPIAVEPDEAPALDEFSDFLSDLSATVAVQVDRWRQRITEAMLRFGAEGMRTSRLEALLAEEVAVDPAEILAQYEADVERLRVLRQEIETLAPALLSEQSLHDPDLLAEAEALVEEARESGAPLPGPVPRYTLAAFAVGQTSRHVVEAIHTAATAPGQRYNPMVIVGRSGTGKSHLLHAFGHELRAAGLKRVAVFDAKQFVDDLVAALADGSITRWRHRLRRVDALLLDNVGVLAGKERSQEELYLLYNLLLESGRQMAFTTTVTPSQLEGFEPRLATRLAGGLVLELGAPDREARVQEVVRLLGALASDVDLVDYLAARPAVTLRDTQQLVQRLLAAAEERQAPLTLTTARSILDGTAAPAPRPPRRGSGLLAPGGGAIRSREKMIETWPDIAERLMEEWS comes from the coding sequence ATGCTGAATCCCCACGCGCGTTTCGGGAGCTTCGTCGTCGGTTCGGCGAATCGGCTTGCCTTTACCGCCTCCAAGGCCGTCGCCGAATCGCCGGGTGCGGTCTACAACCCGCTCTTCATCTATGCCCGCCCAGGCCTCGGTAAGACGCACCTGCTGATGGCGATCGGGAACGAGGCGCTGGCGATCGATGCCTCGCGCGTGGTGGAGTACGTCACGGTCGACGATTTCGTCGAGGCCTATCAGGCAGCCATTGCCGCCGGTCAGGCGGAGGCGTATCGCCGCCGCTTCACCGAGGCCAACGTCGTCCTGCTCGACGATGCCCAGTTGCTGTCGGATCGCCGTGAGCTGCAGGCGGAGCTCCTCCGCTTGATGGACCTGTTGATGGCGGCCGATCGACAGATCGTGCTCGCCGGCGACCGTCCCCCCGAGGAGATCCAGTCGCTGGATGAGCGGCTGATCCGCCGCTTCGCCGGCGGCCTGGTGATCGACATCGGTGCACCGGACTACGAGACACGCCTGGCCATCCTCACTCGCCGCAGCAACGACCGGCAAGTGCATTTCGCGCCCGAGGTGCTTGACGTCGTCGCCCAGCTGCCGATCACCACCGTCCGCGAGTTGCTTGGCGCGCACAATCGCCTCGTGGCGCAGCAGGCCGTCCAGACCGCACCGCTCGCGAGCGACCAGGTACGGCAACTGATGCTGAGCCTCGGGCACGGCGCCGTGGTCGTCGAGCCGGTCGTGGCAGAGCCGATTGCCGTGGAGCCTGACGAGGCCCCGGCGCTCGACGAGTTCTCGGACTTCCTCTCCGATCTCTCAGCGACCGTCGCGGTGCAAGTGGATCGGTGGCGGCAGCGGATCACCGAGGCGATGCTGCGCTTCGGCGCCGAAGGGATGCGGACGTCGCGCCTGGAGGCACTCCTCGCCGAGGAGGTGGCGGTCGACCCTGCCGAGATCCTCGCGCAGTACGAGGCCGATGTCGAACGCCTGCGCGTCCTCCGGCAGGAGATCGAGACGCTGGCCCCGGCGCTGCTCTCCGAGCAGTCATTGCACGACCCGGATCTGCTCGCCGAGGCGGAAGCCCTCGTGGAAGAGGCGCGCGAGAGCGGTGCGCCGCTGCCCGGCCCGGTCCCACGCTACACGCTCGCCGCCTTTGCCGTCGGGCAGACGTCGCGACATGTCGTCGAGGCGATCCACACCGCCGCGACCGCCCCCGGGCAGCGCTACAACCCGATGGTGATCGTCGGGCGTTCGGGCACCGGCAAGAGTCACCTGCTGCACGCCTTTGGCCACGAACTGCGTGCCGCCGGCCTCAAGCGTGTGGCCGTCTTCGACGCCAAGCAGTTCGTCGACGACCTGGTGGCGGCGCTGGCCGATGGCTCGATCACCCGCTGGCGGCATCGGTTGCGCCGCGTCGACGCGTTGCTGCTCGACAACGTCGGGGTCCTGGCCGGCAAGGAGCGCTCGCAAGAGGAGCTCTACCTGCTCTACAACCTGCTGCTCGAGTCGGGGCGGCAGATGGCGTTCACCACCACGGTCACCCCGTCGCAGCTGGAAGGGTTCGAGCCGCGGCTCGCCACGCGCCTCGCCGGCGGACTCGTGCTCGAGCTTGGGGCGCCGGATCGTGAAGCGCGCGTGCAGGAAGTGGTCCGGCTCCTTGGTGCGCTGGCGAGCGATGTCGACCTGGTCGATTATCTCGCTGCTCGCCCCGCCGTCACCCTGCGTGACACGCAGCAGCTGGTGCAACGGCTCCTCGCGGCGGCCGAGGAACGCCAGGCGCCACTCACGCTGACGACGGCGCGCAGCATCCTCGATGGCACGGCGGCTCCGGCGCCACGGCCGCCCCGTCGCGGCAGCGGACTCCTCGCGCCTGGTGGTGGTGCCATTCGGTCCCGTGAGAAGATGATCGAGACGTGGCCCGACATCGCCGAGCGGTTGATGGAGGAGTGGAGCTGA
- a CDS encoding tetratricopeptide repeat protein, producing the protein MAIKGSLREASLADVVQLLFLGRRTGCLSVANERNFGSIWFDDGWITFAGMVSRPDRLGERLLAAGRLRPEQLAQAIAVQQAMPGQRLGAVLRQLGYLTPEDVEGEVRRQVEETIYTLFTWTSGTFSFEAGVRPEEPEAALRLNPDGLLLEGARRVDEWSVIAKKIPSLDAVFALEGDVRGGAEGDEALVETERRLLPLLDGIRTARDLMDTTGLTDFEVCRVLYGLLSAGRLRRVATAPAAPPRESGSRLDEHRNLGIAFYRTGMLAEADREFRRVAELRPENGEGPFHLGLIALREARWEEAITQLKLAAERSGPRPAVLHNLALAFEALGRLDEADAALSEAIQREKDDPRLWIGWGLLALRRAQGPSALERFARARDLIGTATPPARWYWGCGCAQALSEAWQDSLATVREGVTQYPDHPVLRTSLGVLLEASGEVGEAEAHLRHALGEDPTIPQISKNLGDLLYRAGRWDEAEEAYLRAAKLAPALGDDLFFKLGNLACRRADMPTARQHWEEAVRLNPEHALARANLSGSRAGQ; encoded by the coding sequence ATGGCGATCAAGGGCTCTCTCCGCGAAGCGTCGCTGGCCGACGTCGTGCAGCTGCTCTTCCTGGGGCGGCGCACCGGCTGCCTCTCGGTCGCCAACGAGCGGAACTTCGGCTCGATCTGGTTTGACGACGGGTGGATCACCTTCGCCGGCATGGTCTCGCGCCCCGATCGCCTGGGCGAGCGCCTCCTCGCCGCCGGGCGCCTGCGTCCCGAGCAGTTGGCGCAGGCCATCGCCGTGCAGCAGGCGATGCCGGGGCAGCGTCTCGGGGCGGTGCTGCGCCAGTTGGGTTACCTCACCCCCGAGGATGTCGAGGGCGAAGTCCGTCGGCAGGTCGAGGAGACGATCTACACGCTCTTCACCTGGACCAGCGGCACCTTCTCGTTCGAGGCCGGTGTCCGACCCGAGGAACCCGAAGCGGCACTGCGTCTCAATCCCGACGGCCTCCTGCTCGAAGGCGCGCGACGCGTCGACGAATGGAGCGTCATCGCCAAGAAGATCCCCTCGCTCGATGCCGTCTTCGCGCTCGAGGGTGACGTGCGCGGCGGGGCCGAGGGCGACGAGGCGCTGGTCGAGACGGAGCGGCGATTGCTGCCGTTGCTGGATGGCATTCGCACGGCGCGCGACCTGATGGACACCACCGGGCTGACCGACTTCGAGGTGTGCCGTGTCCTGTACGGGCTGCTGAGTGCCGGTCGGCTGCGGCGTGTCGCCACGGCCCCAGCGGCGCCACCCCGCGAGAGCGGCTCGCGACTCGACGAACATCGCAACCTCGGCATCGCCTTCTATCGCACCGGCATGCTGGCAGAAGCGGACCGCGAGTTTCGCCGCGTGGCGGAGTTGCGTCCGGAGAACGGCGAGGGGCCGTTCCACCTCGGACTGATCGCGTTGCGTGAGGCGCGCTGGGAGGAGGCGATCACGCAGCTGAAGCTCGCCGCCGAGCGCAGCGGTCCACGCCCCGCCGTGCTCCACAATCTTGCGCTCGCGTTCGAGGCACTTGGCCGACTCGACGAGGCCGACGCCGCCCTCTCCGAGGCGATCCAGCGCGAGAAGGACGACCCGCGCCTCTGGATTGGTTGGGGCCTGCTTGCGCTGCGCCGTGCCCAGGGGCCGTCGGCGCTGGAGCGCTTCGCACGGGCACGTGACCTGATTGGTACGGCGACACCGCCGGCGCGTTGGTACTGGGGCTGTGGCTGCGCCCAGGCGCTGTCCGAGGCGTGGCAGGATTCTCTCGCCACCGTGCGCGAGGGCGTCACGCAGTACCCCGATCATCCCGTGCTGCGCACGTCGCTGGGGGTCCTGCTCGAGGCGTCCGGTGAGGTGGGCGAGGCCGAGGCGCACCTGCGCCACGCGCTCGGCGAAGACCCCACCATTCCGCAGATCTCCAAGAACCTCGGCGACCTGCTCTATCGGGCCGGGCGATGGGATGAGGCGGAGGAGGCCTACCTGCGCGCCGCGAAACTCGCACCGGCCCTTGGGGACGACCTCTTCTTCAAGCTCGGCAATCTGGCCTGCCGGCGCGCCGACATGCCCACCGCACGGCAGCATTGGGAGGAAGCGGTGCGGCTCAATCCTGAGCACGCGCTGGCGCGGGCCAACCTCAGTGGTTCGCGGGCGGGTCAATGA